One genomic window of Panulirus ornatus isolate Po-2019 chromosome 14, ASM3632096v1, whole genome shotgun sequence includes the following:
- the LOC139753059 gene encoding forkhead box protein B2-like, whose product MPRPTRESYGDQKPPYSYISLTAMAIWNSPEKMCTLSEIYKFIMDNFPYYRKNTQRWQNSLRHNLSFNDCFIKIPRRPDRPGKGAYWTLHPSAMNMFENGSFLRRRKRFKIPKPEKDALEAGLAHFSTPPRPVEEQGAALPPGVPPPPPPPPPPPPPPPLKHLAEVSVPPEVRPPLHLLPPPCLSRIPPPLIYPPPLIYPAAPLLHSLAYLPPPLPPAALPQPPVVPRLIKPTPVLARPPPFPLDAGITGVT is encoded by the coding sequence ATGCCGCGCCCCACCCGCGAGAGCTACGGGGACCAGAAGCCGCCCTACTCGTACATCTCGCTGACGGCGATGGCCATCTGGAACAGCCCGGAAAAGATGTGTACGCTCTCGGAGATCTACAAGTTCATTATGGACAACTTCCCCTACTACCGCAAGAATACTCAGCGTTGGCAGAACTCCCTGCGCCACAACCTCTCCTTCAATGATTGCTTCATCAAGATACCCCGCCGACCAGACAGGCCAGGTAAGGGCGCTTACTGGACCCTACATCCATCAGCCATGAACATGTTCGAGAACGGCAGCTTCCTCAGGCGCAGGAAGCGCTTCAAGATACCCAAGCCGGAGAAGGACGCCCTCGAGGCCGGCCTGGCGCACTTCAGCACTCCGCCGCGCCCTGTGGAGGAGCAGGGAGCAGCCCTGCCCCCGGGAGtgcctccgccgccgcctccgcctcctcctcctcctccgccgccgcccctGAAGCACCTGGCTGAGGTGTCGGTGCCGCCCGAGGTGAGGCcgcccctccacctcctgccGCCGCCCTGCCTCTCACGCATCCCGCCGCCCCTAATCTACCCGCCGCCCCTCATTTACCCTGCCGCCCCGCTCCTGCACTCGCTGGCTTACCTGCCGCCGCCGCTACCGCCGGCGGCGCTGCCGCAGCCGCCCGTGGTGCCGCGTCTCATCAAGCCCACGCCCGTGCTAGCCAGACCTCCGCCCTTTCCACTAGACGCTGGCATAACGGGCGTCACATAA